A genomic stretch from Aquila chrysaetos chrysaetos chromosome 1, bAquChr1.4, whole genome shotgun sequence includes:
- the C1H4orf19 gene encoding uncharacterized protein C4orf19 homolog isoform X2 encodes MGCRCCKMIQSYIFDPEEVQSPGCIHDVNSYEHNEQDSNKSKFKENSEIQEHKNELQKDELNRTENKNQVNSAKETLWNHGGSDFQEDGLVKHVAKLDVAANGGNSCAGVHSALNPNTNPVKEDNEQGTSSQSDASSASNRDFHTNSNRSGQELDLETGSQRKAACNEPYSIQDENSQSAEDSIFLKESAILEKQNNAIQLPDTDYPQNGNQTRNYVEKDSFSVNCAHSDQNTGPLAIQDQDPCVTPPSPTRESSIEPFKTDSACLSEDITGCITAVAVTKVAQAPPHPNHKDINGETEEEDAEVAAALAALEAATAGEDLEDDDEY; translated from the exons ATGGGGTGCAGGTGCTGCAAAATGATACAAAG CTATATTTTTGATCCAGAAGAAGTACAATCACCTGGATGCATTCATGATGTAAACAGCTATGAACACAATGAGCAAGACAGCAATAAATCCAAATTCAAAGAGAATAGTGAAATtcaagaacataaaaatgaacTCCAGAAGGATGAGctaaacagaacagaaaataaaaatcaggtaAACAGCGCAAAAGAAACTCTCTGGAACCACGGAGGCAGTGATTTTCAAGAGGATGGCCTTGTGAAGCATGTTGCAAAGCTTGATGTTGCAGCCAATGGTGGCAACTCCTGTGCTGGAGTGCACTCCGCGCTCAATCCCAACACAAACCCAGTGAAAGAAGACAATGAACAGGGAACCTCCAGCCAGTCAGACGCTTCTTCAGCCAGCAATAGAGACTTTCACACCAATTCAAATAGGTCTGGCCAAGAACTTGACCTAGAGACAGGCAGCCAGAGGAAGGCAGCCTGCAATGAGCCGTACAGTATTCAAGATGAGAACTCCCAGTCTGCAGAAGACAGCATCTTTCTCAAAGAAAGTGCAATactggagaaacaaaacaatgccATACAGCTGCCAGATACTGATTATCCCCAAAATGGCAATCAAACCAGGAACTATGTTGAAAAAGATAGCTTTTCAGTCAATTGTGCACATTCAGATCAAAACACTGGGCCTTTGGCCATACAGGACCAGGACCCTTGTGTAACCCCACCTTCACCTACGAGGGAGAGCAGTATTGAACcatttaaaactgactctgcATGTTTGAGTGAGGACATTACTGGTTGTATCACTGCTGTGGCTGTTACCAAAGTAGCACAGGCACCCCCACACCCCAACCATAAAGACATCAATGGAGAAACTGAGGAGGAAGATGCAGAagttgcagcagctctggctgcactGGAAGCTGCAACTGCAGGGGAAGACCTGGAAGATGACGACGAGTACTGA
- the C1H4orf19 gene encoding uncharacterized protein C4orf19 homolog isoform X1, producing the protein MEDCNQKKATLPDPHKSYSYIFDPEEVQSPGCIHDVNSYEHNEQDSNKSKFKENSEIQEHKNELQKDELNRTENKNQVNSAKETLWNHGGSDFQEDGLVKHVAKLDVAANGGNSCAGVHSALNPNTNPVKEDNEQGTSSQSDASSASNRDFHTNSNRSGQELDLETGSQRKAACNEPYSIQDENSQSAEDSIFLKESAILEKQNNAIQLPDTDYPQNGNQTRNYVEKDSFSVNCAHSDQNTGPLAIQDQDPCVTPPSPTRESSIEPFKTDSACLSEDITGCITAVAVTKVAQAPPHPNHKDINGETEEEDAEVAAALAALEAATAGEDLEDDDEY; encoded by the coding sequence CTATATTTTTGATCCAGAAGAAGTACAATCACCTGGATGCATTCATGATGTAAACAGCTATGAACACAATGAGCAAGACAGCAATAAATCCAAATTCAAAGAGAATAGTGAAATtcaagaacataaaaatgaacTCCAGAAGGATGAGctaaacagaacagaaaataaaaatcaggtaAACAGCGCAAAAGAAACTCTCTGGAACCACGGAGGCAGTGATTTTCAAGAGGATGGCCTTGTGAAGCATGTTGCAAAGCTTGATGTTGCAGCCAATGGTGGCAACTCCTGTGCTGGAGTGCACTCCGCGCTCAATCCCAACACAAACCCAGTGAAAGAAGACAATGAACAGGGAACCTCCAGCCAGTCAGACGCTTCTTCAGCCAGCAATAGAGACTTTCACACCAATTCAAATAGGTCTGGCCAAGAACTTGACCTAGAGACAGGCAGCCAGAGGAAGGCAGCCTGCAATGAGCCGTACAGTATTCAAGATGAGAACTCCCAGTCTGCAGAAGACAGCATCTTTCTCAAAGAAAGTGCAATactggagaaacaaaacaatgccATACAGCTGCCAGATACTGATTATCCCCAAAATGGCAATCAAACCAGGAACTATGTTGAAAAAGATAGCTTTTCAGTCAATTGTGCACATTCAGATCAAAACACTGGGCCTTTGGCCATACAGGACCAGGACCCTTGTGTAACCCCACCTTCACCTACGAGGGAGAGCAGTATTGAACcatttaaaactgactctgcATGTTTGAGTGAGGACATTACTGGTTGTATCACTGCTGTGGCTGTTACCAAAGTAGCACAGGCACCCCCACACCCCAACCATAAAGACATCAATGGAGAAACTGAGGAGGAAGATGCAGAagttgcagcagctctggctgcactGGAAGCTGCAACTGCAGGGGAAGACCTGGAAGATGACGACGAGTACTGA